From Pseudofrankia saprophytica, a single genomic window includes:
- a CDS encoding roadblock/LC7 domain-containing protein: protein MDHLRPSMDWMLKDLAESVPGTRHVIVLTADGLRMAQHNTDVDTADRLAAACAGLQSLSAAVGAEFPQGDKRMRLVVIEVGGGFFYLMAAGARAYLAVLADEGVDAGLMGQQMRNLVARIGEHLTSPPRMEERTAG from the coding sequence ATGGACCACCTGCGGCCCAGCATGGACTGGATGCTCAAGGACCTTGCGGAGAGCGTGCCGGGCACCCGGCATGTCATCGTCCTGACCGCGGACGGCCTGCGCATGGCCCAGCACAACACAGATGTGGACACCGCCGACCGCCTCGCGGCCGCGTGCGCCGGACTGCAGAGCCTGTCCGCCGCCGTCGGCGCCGAGTTCCCGCAGGGGGACAAGCGCATGCGGCTCGTGGTGATCGAGGTGGGCGGGGGATTCTTCTACCTCATGGCGGCCGGCGCGCGCGCGTACCTCGCGGTGCTGGCTGACGAAGGGGTGGACGCGGGGTTGATGGGGCAGCAGATGCGCAACCTGGTCGCACGCATCGGTGAGCATCTCACCAGTCCGCCGCGGATGGAGGAGAGGACGGCCGGGTGA
- a CDS encoding ATP-binding protein, translated as MKRKRPSPRGSEGGSSVVFGALVAAALTALCTVAAVLLVAPRARGGVAVCGLVAAVAVGLACAEIRRRGNEIVQLRRRQAATERELVRRLEMQEAETSRLAVEVLPAAISRLHRGDSIEEALSGPGQSPALGAAFIKAHDDVVRSVLEAVKAEEDLRDSSQRAFVNVARRVQAIVHQQFQDLREMEERHGGSPDVFDDLLRLDHGTALIGRLADSLAVLGGSRPGRQWQHPVPLFNVLRGAMSRITDYQRVELHSVVEVAISGPTVEPLIHALAELLDNATRYSPPQTRVHMTAVEVQSGIAVEIEDGGVGLGEEARLRAERVLGEVRSGLDLADLGENPRLGLSVVGRLAQTHRFKVSLRPSAYGGVRAVLIIPRDLATAVPLSAANPSAAVRANPNKPVPAIALQPEEPRHIEINNNGLPQRRRGVAAPLAGSGSQRSLTAPQSATPTPPVSSNGSAPAAPSPPPGLWLAAFQNAVSGEGTSTEHALTDDASSKEGE; from the coding sequence ATGAAACGCAAGCGACCGTCACCTCGTGGCTCGGAAGGCGGCTCCTCCGTCGTCTTCGGCGCCCTGGTAGCAGCAGCCCTGACCGCGCTCTGTACGGTGGCCGCGGTCCTTCTCGTCGCTCCGCGCGCCCGGGGCGGCGTTGCCGTGTGCGGCCTGGTCGCGGCGGTCGCGGTCGGCTTGGCCTGCGCCGAGATCCGCCGCCGCGGGAACGAGATCGTCCAGCTGCGCCGTCGGCAGGCCGCCACCGAGCGGGAGCTCGTGCGCCGCCTGGAGATGCAGGAGGCCGAGACCAGCCGCCTCGCCGTCGAGGTGCTGCCCGCCGCGATCAGCCGGCTGCACCGCGGCGACTCGATCGAGGAGGCGCTGTCCGGCCCCGGCCAGTCGCCCGCCCTCGGCGCCGCCTTCATCAAGGCGCACGACGACGTGGTCCGCTCGGTCCTCGAGGCGGTCAAGGCGGAAGAGGATCTGCGCGACTCCTCGCAGCGTGCGTTCGTCAACGTGGCCCGCCGTGTCCAGGCCATCGTGCACCAGCAGTTCCAGGATCTGCGCGAGATGGAGGAGCGGCACGGCGGGAGCCCCGACGTCTTCGACGACCTGCTCCGTCTCGACCACGGCACCGCGCTGATCGGCCGGCTCGCCGACTCGCTCGCCGTGCTCGGTGGATCTCGCCCCGGCCGGCAGTGGCAGCATCCGGTGCCGCTGTTCAACGTGCTGCGCGGCGCGATGTCACGGATCACCGACTATCAGCGCGTCGAGCTGCACTCGGTGGTCGAGGTCGCCATCTCGGGACCCACCGTCGAACCGCTCATCCACGCGCTCGCCGAGCTGCTGGACAACGCCACCCGGTACTCGCCGCCGCAGACGCGCGTGCACATGACGGCGGTCGAGGTGCAGTCCGGGATCGCGGTCGAGATCGAGGACGGCGGCGTGGGCCTCGGCGAGGAGGCCCGGCTGCGCGCCGAGCGGGTGCTCGGCGAGGTCAGGTCGGGCCTCGACCTCGCCGACCTCGGCGAGAACCCGCGCCTCGGTCTGTCCGTGGTCGGCCGGCTGGCGCAGACCCACCGCTTCAAGGTCTCGCTGCGGCCCTCGGCGTACGGCGGCGTGCGCGCCGTGCTGATCATCCCACGCGACCTGGCCACCGCCGTGCCGCTGTCCGCGGCCAACCCGAGCGCCGCGGTCCGGGCGAACCCGAACAAGCCGGTGCCCGCCATCGCCCTGCAGCCGGAGGAGCCGCGGCACATCGAGATCAACAACAACGGCCTGCCGCAGCGCAGGCGCGGCGTCGCCGCCCCGCTCGCCGGAAGCGGGAGCCAGCGGAGTCTGACCGCGCCGCAGTCCGCCACCCCCACTCCGCCCGTATCGAGTAACGGATCTGCTCCCGCCGCGCCGTCCCCGCCGCCGGGACTGTGGCTCGCCGCGTTCCAGAACGCGGTCTCCGGCGAGGGCACGAGCACCGAGCACGCCCTGACTGACGATGCGTCGAGCAAGGAAGGCGAGTAG